The genomic stretch ttgatagaaacaaactctttccttcctcaatctcaggaaagatcacagtcttatcaaaacagttgatagaaactcggttacacaccaaccagttcatacccagaataacatcaatctgcactagtggaagacacactaggtccatcccaaagtctctaccaaaaatactcaaaggacaatttaaacaaactgaagtagtagtcactgaacccttcgcaggagtatcaatcaccatacttccaagcatctcagatatctctaacttaagtttcacagcacaatccaaagatataaaggaatgagtcgcacctgtgtcaataatagctacaagaggaaagccattaatataacacgtacctcggatcaaacgatcatctgcagaagtctcagaacccgataaagcaaagaccttgcctcccgactggttctctctcttcggcttaggacactgtggactaatatgacccacctctccacagttgaaacaagtcacagtcttcgaccggcactctgcagccaaatgaccaccttttccacacttgaaacacttcttctcattactggtacactcatggatacgatgtccagcctgaccacatctaaaacacttagcaggggcactggagtctcccccactaggcctcttcatcccactctgtcgctggaaacctttgccagctgcatacggtttcccacgatcattctgattcttgcctttcctatcaaccctttgctgatagctctctgccctagccttggaatcctgttcaaaaatcctgcaacagtcaaccaagtcagaaaacactctgatccgctgatacccaatagcctgcttaatctcgggacgcaacccgttctcaaacttcacacactttgaaaattccccagtagcctcgttatagggagtgtaatacttcgacagttctgtgaacttagcagcatactcagtaatagaccgattgccctgctgcaattccaagaactctatctctttctttcctctgacatcctctggaaaatacttcctcaggaatctctctctgaacacagcccaagtgatctcagcattcccagcagcttccaactcagtgcgggtagcaacccaccaatcatctgcttcctctgacagcatatgcgtaccgaacctgaccttctggttatcggcacactcagtcactcggaagatcctctcaatctccttcaaccacttctgagcaccatctggatcgtatgctcccttaaacattggaggattgttcttctggaactcactcagttgacgagcagctcccattcccacaacattcggattccctccaagtactccagctagcatacccagagcctcagcaattgcagcatcatctctattctgaaaacccaacaagctaaaacaataagtactgatagggttacacaacacctatcccgtacaggggaacagaataattacgactcgactcgaccgactatgctctgataccactaatgtaacacccttctaaaataccccaaaatatttaattaaaatagcaatatgtcaatcagagtaattatgcaactaagggtgtcacacaatcatttcacaccattttccaaaatatcctgtcatgctcatttatttaacCAAAATAAAACATTCGCATAATACGTAGTGGATACAAACTAACAAtattcaaaccatgtaatacattacatgtaaagttgttcaacaatcaaatgaaaacataataaaacatcccgtcccgatgttacatctaccagagcatgacccactaaggaactacactagactccaaggactagcttctactcaatcactgctcgttacctgaaaaatagttgtaagggtgagttcctcaatcgatataataagcattataaattaacatgtaatgccaagtaatttaacacattaatcaccctaatcacatcgcacattcggtaacggcacatcaattcaaatatcatactcaatacaaatacaactcatgctcatactcaatatcaacacaaacacacgtataatattggaatacatccattcatattatacgccatacacatattatgcaatgagactccatgcatgcggtaccgactaattgtgaacatatagttcacctcaccgtccaaatccaggcacggctaccaagcccactagtcccactcatttgagacctagtgactcactcactaattcctcaccatgggaattagctaccaccccaagggccatgctatgcacgctaattcacctagcatgcaaacatcaacaacagtccataatgactaactcactaattcctcaccatgggaattagctaccaccataaaggccacaatatgcatgctaatcacctagcaatgctaacTCATCAACCAtaattcaagaatagacatatgctcacactctaagccataaaacaatCTATTCACCAAGGCACACATCACTGATACATTCACAGGATCATGCAtatcatcacacatcatcagtattttatcacataagcatatcagatcatgccaaagaacaaccacagtattagcacactctactaatacctatactacccaaaacaacgggaaatgatccctaatatatcatacatcagctgaattacgtGACTCAACTTAacagctaaaaactgcacaacaacagctcaggaaaatcacaatcctgcccatacgcgtattgcctagtcccatacgcgtatggcccatttctcagccaaaacccatacgcgtaacaccatcccatacgcgtatgctacgcgtaccacatccccatacgcgtaccaacagagaccaaaacacgttcaaaacatcatcttcctcatccatacgcgtattgcctagtgccatacgcgtaccagaccatcttatacgcgtattgcctagtgccatacgcgtatgaccagaaaccagaatttccagatctgcaatggttttctctaccacgagattcctcagatccaacctcctacaatccaattttacacagtaatcgttcatatcatctaacacgaatcataccctattcaatctcacaaatcctaacactattgcatctaattcctacgaatttccttcaattttaaatccagattcgttcatcccaaaagttcacaattttcagcataattattccaatcagaggtaaatcaatggtttatcactacccattacatattatcccataatacccattaaacgatgataaaccccccttacctgagttaatccggcaaatctctgagcttcaggctttccttcctctcttcaacccttgttctctggctctctttgccccttttccacttttctgtccctttttccttttcacgtgaaaataaccctttttaccaaatgagaccttttctaattccaacttttattccaataataataataataataataatccaataattccaattatttaattaaattaataaatatattattaacttaaattaaataattatcttattttatcggggtgttacatgtaACACCAGGCCTAACATATGTTATGTAGTTGGAATAGTAAATAGGTTTATGAGTGGTCACATTACTAAGCTGCAGTCATGATACTAAGGTATTTAAAAAGGACCTTGAGGCATGAAATTTTAGTTCCATCTAGAGTATCAGATGATGCTAAGCTGATATGTTATTCAGTCTCTGAATGGTGTGGGGACAGAGTAAATAGAAGAAGCACTATATGATACATGTTTATGTATCTAGGAGCTTCGATTTCTTGGTGTTCCAAAAGTAACTAGTGGTTGCATTATCAACCTGCGAGGCAGAGTACATAGTCGGTGCTTTGTCAACGTGTCAGGTTGTTTGGCTGATGAATTTGCTGTAGGAACTGAAGCCCAAGGTGAGCAAATCAGTCACGTTGATGATAGACAACAAATTAGCCATAAATTTTGCAAAGAATCAAGTGTTGCGTTGAAGAAGCAAGCACATTAATACAAAGTATCATTTTCTACGCAATCAGGTTTAAAATGAAGTGTTTGAGGTTGTTCACGGCAGCACTCAGAAGCAACTTGCAGATGTGCTGCCTAAGACAATTAAAACTGAATATTTCACCAATTTGAGGGATGTAACTGGTGTTGTTAACTTTTAatcttgaatatgaattaagaGATGATGTTAAATGTAATGTAATTCAAATTCATGTTTGTTGCATTTCAGTTTCACttgattttgaatttgaatttgagTTTCATTTGGATAAATGTATATAAATCCAAAGTTAGTTACACTTGTAACACATTTGAGAATTTGAGATTTAAAAATTGAGttagtctctctctctctctctctctctctctctctctctctctctctctctctctctctctctctctctctctctctctctctctctctctctctctctctctctctctctctctctctctctctctctctctctctctctctctctctcgatTCCGTAATTCttttaatttttcttcttcttcttccttttgtGTTACAATGTGGGTTCAGTGTTAACTCCAACAGTGGAATAGCCAAAAGAATAAACCAACTCATCACGGATCATTCAACAATTAAGCTCAATAcaatatttatttttatatttaatcaaattaataattgacataataattatattttattttaataattaattaaaataaatccATAAAATTTAACACCGTACACTTCCACAAATATATCGAAAGATCTTGCATCAAACTGGACAAATAGAAAATAATAGAATTTTGAGATAATAAGTCAGGATAATATGATTTTCTATTGATCACATATTCTAGGCAAATAAGTAATAGAAATAATTAGAAGAAAAATTTGAACATATACTTTTTATGAAcacttaaattttttttttttcatcTTCTACACTCATGTCAAACTTTAATTTTAGATTCTAAACAattttatatattaaatatattaattaGCTAATGAACTTAAAAAATAAATTTACctataataaaaaaaatagaaggaGCTATAGTTCATATGTGCTCCATGTCAACAATATAGTCATATGTGCTCCAAGTCAACAATGAGTTTTTCTAGTATTTATTTTAGATTTTCCTCGATAATTATTTTCTTCTTATGAGCCTTTTTTTTAAGTGTTTAGTCTTCTTATTCCTTTCCACTTAACGAAGTTTTATACAATTCATAATGCATTATAATGATATATTTCAAAACTCATCATAGCATGCATTACTTTCCATATCTTCATCACAAGAAATGAAATTCAATACTATGCCTATCCACATTAAACATGTATGACTTTATGCAACGATAAATAAATGAAACTTCAGACTTTTCTTTGGGCACCAATTTCCTGTCACTAATTGAACTATCTTGCTTGCTTCCTCCAAACCAATATTGTGGGTTTCTCAATGGGTCGTCGATATGAATCATGTGATACATGTATTTCTTTAAAGAAAATTGTTGATGAGTCTTTTAAAATATTGGTTAAAAAATAAGCATAAGAATTTTATCTTAAAGCATGATATATTCgaatttttaaaaatttaaaaaatattatttccTTCAGAATTAAGATCAACAAAAAGGTTTTAGATTCTGTTTTTTTTAATTGTGACAAACATATTTAAGTTTTGACTTGTATAGATGTCTCTATTTCATCTCATTAACGGAATTactttttatattttaaaataatttttttaaatatatttatattattttaaaatttaaaatttattatgAATCTATTGTTAAATAATGCATGGATTTAAACTTTCTCCATTAgtttttaattaaaattaattatgtgtttatttttaaatattatattaaaattGATAAATTATTATATAAGAACctttataaaattttaaaaataaataataaaaatacacATCATTAAAAAGTAACCATATAATCACCTATCAATTTTCAGTGAAAAAAATAAGAGATTATTTAATATGCATTCTCGGAATAAATTTTTTTACACAATCAATTCATTACCATCATCCTTTcattattttatattttatatgtgattaaaataaaagtcaaattttTTAAAACATTCAACGTTTTAGAATAAGTGACAGTGTAAAATTCTTTTAGACTCTtagtgtatttcaattaaattaaaaaaataaaaaataaattattatttgatttttcaattttatctAACTCACAAAATGTTTCCAtctattttaaatttaaacaattttattttctttattttaaatttaaataattttcATCCATCTTCTTACATTTTAATTGTACACGTAATCATAAACAAAAATTTTATTTCAGATTACATAATATTATTGTCACTTGAATAATAATGATGTTCGATTACATACTGCTAaatttataatattaaataaataatttaatattattataAAAGTACAATCAAAGCTATAAAATACTGATAAGGGAATGGatgatgaaataaaataaattaaaattttattatgtattaataatatttaaataatttaatatattagcgcatatataatttttttaattacaCATAATTTAGTTAAATAAATGGAAATTGACTatgattaaattaaatataatataaacaaatattttattttattttttaaaaaagaatttaattaaatataaataatatatatataattaaaatagttaattaaataagattgagtttttttttaaaatctaaaataGGAATATTAGAGTTTTAGTATCTCTTTATGAATAGGAAAATGTCTAACTCTTCAATTTTATCATTTTTTGAAAAACTATTAGCATTGTTTTTCGTATAACACTAATATATTTTCTCGTTCGTGATCAAAgataaaatatatttttaaaaattatttttaaaattttttattttaatatttaatttgtaattaataatttaattaaGACCGTTCATCATAATTGTTTGTTAAGAGgacaatttttttaaaaaaccttaaatatttaaatttaaaatataaaaatcaaaactatttaaatttaaaatagaGAGATAAATTTTATAAATCAGATAAATTAGTaaaaaaagatagaaaaaaagaccaaaaatataatttttgagtaaaatttaaaaaaatataaattatacataaaaaagtatatacaaatgaatttttaatataaatatgtgaaaaaattaaaataatttaaatttaaaataaaaaaataatttcataaattgaataaaataaagaaaaaaagaCTATAACTAACCCTTAAGTTTTTAAAGTgattatttttataataaaaaagtaattttgtaaaaatattttagagacacattttacaaaataaaaaattatGTTGATGGATTCAATTTTAACAATTTTAAAATTATGAGAAAATAGACTTTGCACGATCAGTATAAATTATTTTTACACGGTCAACCAATAACCAATGACAATCATGCATCCCGCCAAATtaattattaaattttaaattatttatataatttaatattttaaagTATTTTGATTGTATGCATTTGTAATACTTTTTATATTGAAAGTGTAGTACCATTAAATTCTTAAATTATACTCtctttttaaaattattttacTGAATAAATTTAACAATATATGACTATCgatatattattattattattattattattattattattattattgttattattattattagtgTCATTATTATTCTTTGAGTGAAGAGATATTGTCATCTATGGCGTCTAATATGCTCCACCGCTTAGGGAAGACCGGGGGCGTTAAAGTTCAAAAAGCGGTGATTTTCCTTACGTGACAAACCAATCAACTCTCCTGCAGTTTCACCACATCATCATCTTTTCATTACGTGGCAAGTAAATACTACCCATAAAAGTATGTGACCATAGATCCAAAGATAAGACCGCGGTAACGTACAAAACCCCCCACTAACTTTAACCGCATTCATTTTTAACCCAACCACAGTTACTCAAAACCAAACCATGGTTAAATTTTCTGTTTATAAAGAGATTCACTAACCATGACTAAGATGGTGCAAAGTAAATATTTATCTTTATCCAAATCCAAAACATCTTCCATCACTATGTCGATGATGATGTTAGGGGAACCACCCCATCGTACTAATCCAACCCTACACGTGGCACCGTCACCATGGCCATCGATGATGAATCCAACGGCGGAGATAAATTATTCTCAGTTCTACTTAGAAGAAGCGCTGAACGCTCTTCAACACTATGTTCCGTCATCATCCATGGAAGATGAAGACGATTCCGACTCGGAATTTTTTCCGAGTCATGAATCGGCGGATGCGTATACAAATGACCATTTCCGTATGTTTGAGTTCAAGATTCGGAGATGCGCACGTGGTAGGTCACATGATTGGACAGAGTGTCCTTTCGCTCATCCCGGCGAGAAGGCCCGCCGTCGTGACCCGAGGAAGTTTCAATACTCCGGGACTTCGTGTCCGGAGTTCCGTAAAGGAAGTTGCAAGAAAGGTGATTCGTGTGAGTTCGCGCATGGTGTTTTTGAGTGCTGGCTTCATCCGTCTCGTTACCGGACTCAGCCATGCAAAGACGGAACCAGTTGCCGGCGACGTGTTTGCTTCTTTGCTCACACGACTGAACAACTCAGGGCTCCGACGACTCTACAGAGTCCGTTGAGTGTCGAGTCTTATGACGGTTCTCCTCTCCGGCTTGCCATTGAATCCTCCTGTGTTAAAAAGCTTCGGTTTTTGTCTTCTCCCGATTCTGTTTCTCCGTCGGTGGAGTCTCCTCCGGGTTCTGTGAATGAGATGGTGGCTTCTCTGCGTAATTTGCATCTTGGGA from Lathyrus oleraceus cultivar Zhongwan6 chromosome 7, CAAS_Psat_ZW6_1.0, whole genome shotgun sequence encodes the following:
- the LOC127108402 gene encoding zinc finger CCCH domain-containing protein 20 — its product is MTKMVQSKYLSLSKSKTSSITMSMMMLGEPPHRTNPTLHVAPSPWPSMMNPTAEINYSQFYLEEALNALQHYVPSSSMEDEDDSDSEFFPSHESADAYTNDHFRMFEFKIRRCARGRSHDWTECPFAHPGEKARRRDPRKFQYSGTSCPEFRKGSCKKGDSCEFAHGVFECWLHPSRYRTQPCKDGTSCRRRVCFFAHTTEQLRAPTTLQSPLSVESYDGSPLRLAIESSCVKKLRFLSSPDSVSPSVESPPGSVNEMVASLRNLHLGKMKSLPSSWNVQMGSPRFGSPRGPMIRPGFCSLPTTPTQPPNRGGVNHFDLWDQSCEEEPVMERVESGRDIRVKMFEKLSKENSFDGSGSGNVGGAPDIGWVSELV